GTGCCAAATCGCTCCACAATAACTGCTAAAATGGACTCGTGCCCCGCCTGACCTCTTCTCAATTCATGCTGGCCTTGCCCGCCGCCACGCGCCAGCACTTGCCGCCCGAACTCAGCCGCTTCAAGGTTGCCACGCGCGGTTGGCTGTGCCAGCTTTACTATCGCAATCCGCGATTGCACTACGAAGTCTGGAATCTTGGCGAGCGGCGCGGCCTGCTTGAGATCGGCCTGCACTTCGAGAGCCGTGACCGGGCCGAGAACGAAGCCCTGCTTCGCGGCTTCTCGCGCCACATGATTGAAGTGAAGGCGACGCTCGGCCCGCAGTGGGAAGCCGAACAATGGGACAAAGGCTGGACGAAGGTGTACGAGACTGTGCCTTACGAGCCGTTCAACGACGAAGTTCTGGAGGCCATGTCGAAACGGCTGGCGCGGGCGGTGAGGGTGTTACAGCCGATTTGGGAAGAGTTGGAGCGGCTGGTGTAGCTTGCCGGGCGGCGTTCGTCACTACATCCACGTCGGCTCTTCGTAAGTCCCAAACGACTCCCGCATCACATTCACAATTTCGCTCAACGTCGCATAAGCCCGCACGGCGTCCAGGATGAAGGGCATGGTGTTTTCCGTGCCGTTGCAGGCCAGGCGCAGTCGGTCGAGAGTCTGGCCCACTCGGCCATTGTCGCGTTCGCGGCGCAATGCTTGCAGGCGCTTCACCTGCCGGTCGTAGCCGTTGGGGTCCATCTCCAGAATCGGAATCGCAACCGGCTTGTTCTCGACGTAGTCGTTGACGCCGACGATGGTGCGCGTCTTGTCGTCAATCTCGCGCTGATATTGATAAGCGGCGTCGGAGATTTCGCGCTGGAAGAAACCTTTGTCAATGGCCGGCAACATCCCGCCGAGATCGTCAATGCGTTTGAAATAGGCGCGGGCCTGCGCTTCCATTTTGTCCGTCATCGTTTCAATAAAAAATGAGCCGCCGAGCGGGTCAACAGTATTGGTCACCCCGGACTCTTCGGCGATGATCTGCTGGGTGCGCAGGGCGACGGTGACGGCGTGCTCCGAGGGCAGGGCCAGCGCTTCGTCCATCGAGTTGGTGTGCAGGCTCTGGGTTCCCCCAAGCACGGCGGCCAGGGCCTGGATCGCTACCCGCACGATGTTGTTCTCCGGCTGTTGGGCGGTCAGACTCACGCCTGCCGTCTGGGTGTGGAATCGCATCAGCCACGAGCGCGGGTCTTTAGCGCCAAAGGTCTCACGTAGTTCGCGCGCCCAGATTCGGCGAGCGGCGCGATACTTGGCGATCTCTTCAAAGAAGTCGTTGTGAGCGTTGAAGAAGAACGACAGGCGCGGCGCGAACTCGTCCACAGCTAGCCCGCGTTGAATGCCCCAGCGAACGTATTCGAGGCCGTCGGCCAGGGTGAAGGCCAATTCCTGAGCGGCGGTTGAACCGGCCTCCCGGATGTGATAGCCGGAGATGCTGATCGTGTTCCACTGTGGCAAGTGCCGCGCCCCAAATTCAATCGTGTCCACCACCAGCCGCATCGAAGGTTCGGGCGGGAAGATGTATTCTTTTTGGGCGATGTATTCTTTGAGGATGTCGTTCTGAATCGTGCCGCGCAGTTGATCGGGGCGGACGCCTTGCTTTTCGGCGGCGGCGATGTACATGGCCCAGGTGATGGCCGCCGGCGAGTTGATGGTCATGCTGGTGGACACTTTGTCGAGCGGGATGCCGTCGAACAAAATCTCCATGTCTTTGAGCGAACTGACAGCCACGCCGCACTTGCCGAACTCGCCCAGGGCTTCGGGCGCGTCGGTGTCGTAGCCCATGAGCGTCGCCAAATCAAACGCCACCGAAAGGCCGGTCTGCCCCTGATCGAGCAGGTACTTGAAGCGCGCGTTCGTTTCTTCTGCCGAACCGAACCCGGCAAACATCCGCATCGTCCACAACTTGCCGCGATGCAGAGTCGGATGAATGCCGCGCGTGAACGGATACTCGCCCGGCTGGCCGAGATCGCTCAAGTAGTCGAGATCGGCCACGTCGAGCGGCGTGTAGAGTCGGTTGATCGGCTCGGACGAGGTGGTGATGAACTGCGACCGGCGCTCCGGAAACCGGGCCAGCGTCTTTTGCAGGGACGTTTCTTCCCATCGTTCGACTTCTTCGCGGAGCTTGGCGAGTTTGGCTTTATCGTACATTCAAAGGCCTCCTGTGCTGGGGAACTTCCCCCGCAGAATCGGGGTCAAGAAAGAGCAAAGGTGATTAGCGGATTAGACGGCGCAACCCCAGGGCATCATTTCCAACTTCGAAAGATTATAGCATTGCAACAATCAAGAGGAGCGAATAGAATCAAGACAACTCTAATCACACGCAAAGCGCAAGGAACTTTCCTTAATTTCCTTTATTTCCCTAACTTCCTTGCGCCCTTCGCGCCTTCGCGGTTCAAACATCAGGAGACTTCATGATCGATCTCGACATCCCCGGACGCGGCTCGCTTCGTTTGGAACATCTGGTGTTGGACGTGAACGGCACGATTGCCAAAGACGGGCGACTGATTGACAAAGCGGTCAGGCCGCTCAACACCCTCAAAGACCGGCTGACGATTCACTTGCTCACCGCCGACACTTACGGCAAGCAGGATACGATTGACGTGATGCTGGGATTAAAAGCAACGCGCCTCAAACCGGGGAACGAGGCCGAGCAGAAAGCCGACTACGTTCGCGGTTTGGGCGCGGAGAAAGTGGTGGCGATGGGCAACGGCGCGAACGACGCCGCCATGCTCAAGGCCGCCGTCATCGGCGTCGCCGTGCTGGGCGACGAAGGGCTGGCCGTCGAGGCCCTTCAGGCCGCCGACATTTTTGTCCCCGGCCCGGTGGAGGCCCTCAACCTGCTGGAGTTCCCGACGCGCCTCATCGCCACGCTGAGGAGATAGACAACGGATTCAATTCGTTTCAGCCGTTGACCCTGACCCCTCGCACACCCTTGACTGCCCGAATGACTTCTTCGGCGGCGGCGCGTTCTTCGGGCGAGAAGCGGCTTATAAGTTGAATAAGGCCGTTATGAGCCGCAAGGCGGTAGCCCGGTTTGATCTGCCGGGTGCGCGAGTCCGTCGCCAGCGCGTAGGCCGCCGAATACTCCAGCGCATCGTCGTTCATCAGGTCAACGGCCACACCGGGCAAGTCAAACAATGCTCCCTCTATTTGTTCCTGGATCACACCCGTCGCCACCACCCCGCTCACCCGCGCCTGCCCGCCGCTCACTTTCACTTCGAGAAGCGGCTTGGTCACCCGCACCGAGTCGAGCGACCACAACGTCTCGTCAATCGCGTTCTGCAAATCCAGATCCGTTGAAGCCGTATCAACAACAGTTTGTTCTTCCATAGTGTTACTCCTTTGAGTTCATTATAATAACCGCTCACGGCAAATAATCAAGTGAAGAAGATCATCATTCGCCCGGCAGTCGTCGCCGATGCCCCGGCCATCAGCGCCGTTCACTGCTCCACCGTCGAGCGCTGGCTGGCCCAGGACGCGGACGGCGTGGAGCGTCCCGCCCGTTACAATGACCTCACGCCCTTCCAGCGCTGGCTCAACGGCGGCCCCTGGATGGACGCCGAAACGTGCGCCGGCCACCTGAAGCGGCTGGTCGCCGCCGGCGGCTACCCCTTTGTGGCCGAACTCAACGGGCGCATCCTGGCCGAGGCCGAGTTAACTCTCGCCGATGAACCTGCGCCGTTTGGCCGCAACCTCAACCTCGCCGTCCTCTACGTTCACCGAAATCATCAAGGTCAGGGGCTTGGCTCGCTCCTCATGCAAAAAGCATTCGAGTTGGCCGACGAGCAAAACTGCGAAACGTTCACCATTGCCCACGCTGAAGCACCCGACTTCTACTTCAAACGCGGCCTGCGCCAGGCCGCCATCTATACTCGCTTTCGACTTTCGACCCAGACGGCCAATCTCAACTACACCGCCGAGCCGTTGCCAGACGTGCCCTACGATCTGGTGCGCGGCTGGGGCCTGGCGCTTGGCCGCTACCAAAACGCCGCCCACGACTGGGAGCGCACCCGCCCGGACTCCACGCCCGACTTTCCCGAATGGCGAGGCTTGCGACTCGAGCGTTATTGGCTGACTCTCGACGGCCAACGCTCCGCTTTGATACTCGAAGAGTCGCCTCGCTTCCCCGGTTTAGCCGACGTGTTTTTGTTCACCCGCTCTCCTCTCACTCCCGGCCTCCTCGCCGCCATCCGCGACCGCGCCGCCCGTTCCGGCCTCACTCACCTGCACTGTTTTGCCCCCTCCGACTTCAAGCACCCCGACGCCACGGCGCTCGATTACGTTCACCGGCTCTTTCTCAAGCGCTTGCATTCATAGCACACACGGTGCTATTATCACCGCTACATCCAACTTCAGGAGAAAACCGTTATGCCTATTCGCATTGACTCGTTAAAGCAAGACCTTACTTACAATCATATTGCCCTCAAAGGCACCGCTACCTGGTCTATAGCTGTTGCCGCTTTGCAACAGCGAAACGGTCAGAGCAATTGGCCGCTGGTCGTCCTCAAGTCCGATGGCACCTTCAGCGCCGCCGCCTTTAACAAGATTATTGCTTCGGGCGACATCCCTCCTGATACGGCCATTGAAACCATCACCTCTCTCAAACCAGTAGAGACAATTGATGTTAATTCAATGAGCACAGGTGAGGCCAAGAACAAAGCCGACAACTTTAGTAAGCTGTATGTCATTACGGAAAATGGTAAATACAAATATATTGTTGGCAAAATAGAACGTGGCGGCGGCGACCTGCCCTCCGGCAAACTCGGCGAACTCGCCGGCAAAACCGCCGACCTTTCCAAGCTTGGCGACTTTTTGCTGGATGAATAATAGGCTTTATTGGGAATAAGATTAAGACCTGTCAGGTCTTGCGCAGAGCTTGAAAATTGCAGACAGTTTGCTGAGACCTGACAGGTCTTCTCGCGAAGGAGACAGGCCATGGCATTCCTCGGCTTGAGCAGCAGCATCGTCAATCAGGTGGGTAGCACCGTCAGCGGCTGGGTCAAGAACCCGCTCAACCGTAATTTCTTCTACTGGTACTTTTTCCCGGCGCTGGCCTTCATCTTCTTCAACTCTTACCTCATCGGGCCGTTCGCCCTCAACCGGCCCGGCCCCGACATCATCAAGAACGCCAATGAGGTGTTTGCCCCCGCCGAACCCTCGCCCGACGGTAGTTTTCAGGACCCGAACGCTCAACCGGATGCCTCACTCGACGGCTCCGGCCTCTCCGCTGGCGATTACTTCGTGGGTCTGCTTATCTCCTTCCTCGGCGTGGACTTGCTCTACTTTATCCTCGTCCCGTTCTTCATGGGCATCGGCCTCAACGCCGTCGCTTTCCAACTCACGCGCTTCTTCGAAGGCTTTGTCTGGCCGCTCAACTGGCTATTGGCTCCGCTCAAAGCTCGCAACACTACTAAAAGCAAAGAACTGTACGGCGGCCTCTTCGACAAACGGTTGGAATACCTGCGTCTCTACCGGCTGGAGAAAAAGCTGGCCAAAGCCGAGGCCGAGGCCCCACCCTCCCCGCCGCCTTTAGGTAAACCCGCCTTCGCCCCCGAAAAGCAAACCTCCAAAGAAATGCGCGAACAGATGAGTCAACTCAAACGCGCCATTCAAAAACTGCACGAGGGCATCGAAGCCAAAGACAACGCCCGCGGCCTGCCCAGCGACCTGGGCCGGGTGACGCCCACTGCGCTCGGCAATGTGCTGGCTGTGGCCGAAGAGTATCCGTTTGATCGTTACGGGATGGACTCGGTGCTGTTCTGGCCGCGCTTGCGGGCCGAATTAGACGAAGCGACTCTCCAACCACTCGACAGCGCCAAAGGCATGGTGGACGGCTTGCTCAACCTCTCGCTTCTGGCCTATGTGGCCGCCGTCGAGGCGGTGGTGATGGGCGTGATCGTGGCCCTGAACCGGGCGCCGGTGGCCCCGGCGACTCAGCCGCTGGTCGTGTTGTTCGGAAGCGGCGTGCTGGCGCTGGCGCTGGGCTACTTCTCATATCGCGGCGCAGTCAACGCCGCCGAAATGATGGGCAGTCTCCTCAAAACCTTTTTCGATTATCATCGCGACAAAATACTGGAGAAGTTCGGGCTGAAGCGGCCCGACGCGCTGGAGGATGAAAAGGTGATCTGGTTTAAGCTGGGCGCGTTTCTGCGCCGGGGCGAGTCGTTCTACTTCCCGGAAGAGGCGGAGATGGATTAGGTCTCCACTGCCACCGCCGACCGCTTTCTCACATCCAGGTAAGGCAAACTGCGCCGCATCGCCGCGGCGCTTTCTATTTCCAGCGAGAAGTTGGGCGGGTTCGGCAGGGCGCGCAACATCGGCAGAAGCGCCCGGTAGTCGAGCACGCCGTCGTCGAAGCCGCGATGCTCGTCCACACGCCCGCCGTTGTTGTTGAGGTGGGCATATTGAACGAAGCCGCCAAGATCGGCCAGCCAGTTCTTGAAGGGCAGGTCGGAAAATAAGTGGGCGTGACCCACGTCGAGGCAGGCGATCAGCCACGGCGAGTTCACCTGCCGCAGAACGTCGCCAATGATGGCCGGGTCGTATTCCCACATATTCTCCATCGCCAGGCGGACGCCCAACCGGCCCGCTTCTTCGGCCAGCTTGCCCCAAAACGCCACCTGTCGATCCGTCCAGGCGCGGCGGAAGGGCAGGTTACGCATGTTGGTGAGATAGTTGGCGTGGAAGACGATGGTGTGGGCGTTGAGTTGTGCGGCGATGTCGAGATTCTGGCGGTAGCGGCTCAGAGTCACGGCCACGATCTTGGCGTCGAGGCTGGCGCTGGTCATATCCATGAACGCGCCGTGCATGGAAATGGGCCGGTCGAAATCTTTCAGCCGCGTTTTGTAAACGTCAATCCAGTCGGGGTGATTGTCGAGCGCGTCGGGATAAGCAAACGTCTGGATTTCGAGTCCCAACCCGTACTCGTTGGCTAACTCCAGGCATTCTTCGAAGTTGTAGTGGTCACAGGCGAGAGAGACTCTGTCCATGATGTTCGACCAAAAGGATTGTACCCCACGCGTTGAGGCGGCGCAACATAGACGTTTAGGCGACAATATTCAAGCCACGCCAAACTCCTTCAAGGCGCCCGGCACATCCATTCCGGCCCTGAAGTGAACGCCGAACAGCCCGGCCTTTTGCGCCGCTTCTATGTTCACCAGCACATCGTCTACAAACACAGCTTCTGAGGGGAGAACGTTCAGGCGTTGGACGGCGCGGGCATAAATCTCGGCCTGAGGTTTCATGACTCCTTCTTCGGCTGAGATCACCAGTTCTTCGAAGGCGGCCACAATTTTGGGGTGGCCGGCGAGAAACTTGCGCGCGCCACCCCAGGCATTGCTCAAAATTCCGGTGCGATAGCACCCGCGCAAACTCGTCACCCAGTCGAGCAGAGAGTCGTCGAAGCGGTCGCCGCTCCAAAAATCTTTTCGTAGTTCGACGAGTTCAGGCTGGGAGAGGTTGAACTGCTGGCGCACCGACTCCCACACTTCGGCCTCGGTGGCCCGGCCAACGGTGGCGGCTTCGGCGGCGGGGCAGTTGAACACGGCGTTGGCCAGTTCCCAATCCTTCAGGCCAAACCGGGCCTCCCACTTTCGCCGCCCGCTCAAATCTTCAGTGCGTAATAACACGCCCCCTACATCAAAAATAACAGCCTTGATCATCCTTCAATCCAAAATCAACAACCTAAAATCAAAGAGGCGGCCAGGGGTAGTTGCGGCCCGGCCCCGGCTCCGGGTAACACTTTTGCTTAATCAAACGGTCGGCGCGGCGGCGCAGAGCCACGATTTCATCGTTGTCTAGCAACTGGCTCAAGAGGCCCAGCAGGTCGGAGGGCGGGCTGAGCAAGGCTCGAAATTTGCGAAGCGATTCGACGATCTCGTCTGGAATGGATTGGCTGGCGAAGTCCCAGAGCACGGTGCGAAGTTTGGGTTCGGCGTGAAAGCACAGGCCGTGATCAATGGCCCACAATACGCCGTTCGAGTCGCGCAAGACATGGCCGCCTTTGCGGTCGGCGTTGTTCACGAGGATGTCGAAGGCCACGATTCGCTTTAGCGGTTCTTTCTGATCGTCAGCCAGGTTGAAGTAGTGAGCTTCGGGTTCGATGTCCACGTAAAATTGCACCGACCCCGGCCCCTCAACGCCGTCGCGGCACACCGTAGGCGGCACAAAGTCCCACCCCAGCGCACTGCACACCACATAAGCGGCGGTCTCCCGTTTGTAAAGCGTGCTGTCGGGGAAATCCCACAAAGGCCGTTCACCACGCGCCGGTTTGTAAACGGCGGGCAGGCGCAAATCTTCGTATAAGATGTAGACGAGGAAAGTGTAATTGGAGCCCCAGGGCAGGAGGCCCTCCATTTCCATTTTGCCCCGGCTTAGCACTTCGAGCACGCGAGAGGCGGTGAGGGGTTGGGACGTCATGGAGACTGGACGCTTCACGTGGAGATTGAAGGTCGGACGTTTCCAACCTCCAAATTCCAGCCTCTAATATTTGTGCCCATTCCGGCGCGGACAGAAGTGGCCTTCGGGGTCCATAGGCTGAAGGCAGTTGCCGCAAATAGGCCGGCCTTTGGCGGCCACGCTCATGCCCCACTGGGCCATGGCCATCATTTGCGAGCGCGTGCCCCAGAACCGGACGACGATCGCATCGTCGGGGTTGGCCTCTTCAGCTTGAGCCTCCTGAGCCACAATAACCACGTGGTCGGTGTCTTCGTCGTAGCCCAGCCCGATCTGCCCCACCCGGAAAAGCGGCTCCAGCGGCTCCAGCAATTCCATGTCGGCTTCAAAGTAACTGCCGGTGGGTGTGAGCAAATGCGGAAACTTGACCTGAAGCTCCTGAACGAATTGCTCCAGACCCACGCCCAACGACTGCACCTGCTGTTTCTCGCAGATCAGCGTCACCGTTCGCGACTCGGTCTGGCCCTGAAGGTAGAACACACGCTGGCCCGGCTTGCCCATCGCGCCGGTGGTGAGTCGTTTTAACGGATTGAGATCGATCACTTGGCCCATCTTACTTCTTCCCCGCTATTGTCGGTTGTTCGTTCACGCGCAGGATCATCGGCGCGCCGCCGGGCGGCACGCGGATGGCGGTGATCGAGCCGGTGCTGATCATGATCCGCTGAAACGTATCCAGCGGCATCCCCAGATAGTACGCCACCGCCAGCTTAATCACGTCGCCGTGCGAAAACAAAGCCACCAGGTCTTTTGGATGTTTGCGGGCAATCCCCTCCAGAGCGGCCATCGCCCGCCCTTGCACCTCGCGCAAAGTCTCGCCGTTAGGGAACGCCATCGCCGACGGCAGACGTTGAACCACCTTCCACAGTTTCGTCCGGGCCAACATCTTCAGACTCTTGCCCGTCCAATCGCCATAACGCACTTCGCCAATCCCTTCATACTTTTGGATTGACAGCTTCAAGGACTTCGCCAAAGGTCTAGCCGTTTCCAGCGCCCGCTCCAGCGGGCTGCTGTAAATGGCTTTGATAGGCGCTTTCGCCAACCGTTCGGCTAACGCCTCGGCCTGCGCCCGGCCCGTCTCATTCAAATGCACGCCCGGCGTCCAACCGGCCAACTTCCCTTTTCGCGTGTACTCATTCTCGCCGTGGCGGATCAATAAAATATCTGTCATCTATGCCCGTCAAAGTTTGCAAGGTTTGACTGATTTTACCACTGCATTCGACTATAATAGCCGCAACGATGCAGAACACACTCCCATTGTTAGCAAGCCTGGCGCTCGTCATCGCCGCCGCCAAACTGGCCGGCTTCGTTGCCAACCGGCTTGGCCAGCCCGCCGTCATGGGCGAACTGCTCGTCGGCCTCCTCCTCGGCCCGTCACTCCTCAACCTCTTCGACCTGCCCTATTTTCACGACGCGCATGCGCTGGACACCGTGCGTGAATTGGGCGAGATTGGCGTGATCTTCCTCATGTTCGCCGCCGGGCTGGAGATTCATATTGACGACTTCCTCAAAGCCGGTCGGCCCGCCGTGTTTTCCGGAACGTTGGGTGTGATAGTCCCCATTTTGCTCGGGGCCGCCGCCGCGCTTCCGTTTGGCTACGATCTGGCCCACAGCTTCTTCATCGGCATCGTCCTCAGCGCCACCTCGGTCAGCATCTCGGCCCAAACGCTCATGGAGCTTGGCCGCCTGCGCTCGCGCGAAGGCCTCACCCTGCTCGGCGCGGCAGTCGTGGACGATGTCTTAGCCATCGCCGCCCTCTCAGCCTTCGTCGCCCTCATCGCCAACACCGGAACGGGCGGCGCCGGCGGCCTCATCTGGATCATCGCCCGGATGCTGATCTTCCTCGTCGCCGCATTTTTCGTCGGCCAGTGGCTACTGCCGCGCCTCGCCGCCTGGGCCGACCGCCTGCCGGTGAGCGAAGGCGCAACGACCGCCGTGATCGTCATGGCCCTCATCTTCGCCTGGGCTTCAGAGGTTATGGGCGGCGTGGCGGCCATCACCGGCGCTTTCATTGCCGGGGCGGCTTTGGGGCGCAGTCACCTGCGAAAACAGATCGCCGAGAGCATCCACACCCTGGCTTACTCGTTCTTCGTTCCCATCTTTCTGGTCAGCATCGGCCTGGCCGCTGACTTGCGCGAACTCTCCAGCGCCGACCTCGGCCTGGCTGTCGTCATCTGCCTCATCGCCGTCGTTTCCAAACTGCTGGGTAGCGGCCTGGGCGCGAAACTGGGCGGCATGACCTGGCCTGAGGCGTGGCGAGTGGGCGCAGGCATGGTCTCACGCGGCGAAGTCGGCCTCATCGTGGCCGGGGTGGGCATCAGCACCGGCTTCATTGAAAACAACGTCTTCGCGGTCGTGCTGGTGATGGTTCTGTTCAC
This window of the Chloroflexota bacterium genome carries:
- a CDS encoding HAD hydrolase family protein, whose amino-acid sequence is MIDLDIPGRGSLRLEHLVLDVNGTIAKDGRLIDKAVRPLNTLKDRLTIHLLTADTYGKQDTIDVMLGLKATRLKPGNEAEQKADYVRGLGAEKVVAMGNGANDAAMLKAAVIGVAVLGDEGLAVEALQAADIFVPGPVEALNLLEFPTRLIATLRR
- a CDS encoding SCO1664 family protein, with product MTSQPLTASRVLEVLSRGKMEMEGLLPWGSNYTFLVYILYEDLRLPAVYKPARGERPLWDFPDSTLYKRETAAYVVCSALGWDFVPPTVCRDGVEGPGSVQFYVDIEPEAHYFNLADDQKEPLKRIVAFDILVNNADRKGGHVLRDSNGVLWAIDHGLCFHAEPKLRTVLWDFASQSIPDEIVESLRKFRALLSPPSDLLGLLSQLLDNDEIVALRRRADRLIKQKCYPEPGPGRNYPWPPL
- a CDS encoding cation:proton antiporter, whose amino-acid sequence is MQNTLPLLASLALVIAAAKLAGFVANRLGQPAVMGELLVGLLLGPSLLNLFDLPYFHDAHALDTVRELGEIGVIFLMFAAGLEIHIDDFLKAGRPAVFSGTLGVIVPILLGAAAALPFGYDLAHSFFIGIVLSATSVSISAQTLMELGRLRSREGLTLLGAAVVDDVLAIAALSAFVALIANTGTGGAGGLIWIIARMLIFLVAAFFVGQWLLPRLAAWADRLPVSEGATTAVIVMALIFAWASEVMGGVAAITGAFIAGAALGRSHLRKQIAESIHTLAYSFFVPIFLVSIGLAADLRELSSADLGLAVVICLIAVVSKLLGSGLGAKLGGMTWPEAWRVGAGMVSRGEVGLIVAGVGISTGFIENNVFAVVLVMVLFTTLIAPVLLRFAFQEKVLRNAATRRADHS
- a CDS encoding GNAT family N-acetyltransferase; this encodes MKKIIIRPAVVADAPAISAVHCSTVERWLAQDADGVERPARYNDLTPFQRWLNGGPWMDAETCAGHLKRLVAAGGYPFVAELNGRILAEAELTLADEPAPFGRNLNLAVLYVHRNHQGQGLGSLLMQKAFELADEQNCETFTIAHAEAPDFYFKRGLRQAAIYTRFRLSTQTANLNYTAEPLPDVPYDLVRGWGLALGRYQNAAHDWERTRPDSTPDFPEWRGLRLERYWLTLDGQRSALILEESPRFPGLADVFLFTRSPLTPGLLAAIRDRAARSGLTHLHCFAPSDFKHPDATALDYVHRLFLKRLHS
- a CDS encoding DUF3090 domain-containing protein; this translates as MGQVIDLNPLKRLTTGAMGKPGQRVFYLQGQTESRTVTLICEKQQVQSLGVGLEQFVQELQVKFPHLLTPTGSYFEADMELLEPLEPLFRVGQIGLGYDEDTDHVVIVAQEAQAEEANPDDAIVVRFWGTRSQMMAMAQWGMSVAAKGRPICGNCLQPMDPEGHFCPRRNGHKY
- a CDS encoding MSMEG_4193 family putative phosphomutase — translated: MTDILLIRHGENEYTRKGKLAGWTPGVHLNETGRAQAEALAERLAKAPIKAIYSSPLERALETARPLAKSLKLSIQKYEGIGEVRYGDWTGKSLKMLARTKLWKVVQRLPSAMAFPNGETLREVQGRAMAALEGIARKHPKDLVALFSHGDVIKLAVAYYLGMPLDTFQRIMISTGSITAIRVPPGGAPMILRVNEQPTIAGKK
- a CDS encoding sugar phosphate isomerase/epimerase — translated: MDRVSLACDHYNFEECLELANEYGLGLEIQTFAYPDALDNHPDWIDVYKTRLKDFDRPISMHGAFMDMTSASLDAKIVAVTLSRYRQNLDIAAQLNAHTIVFHANYLTNMRNLPFRRAWTDRQVAFWGKLAEEAGRLGVRLAMENMWEYDPAIIGDVLRQVNSPWLIACLDVGHAHLFSDLPFKNWLADLGGFVQYAHLNNNGGRVDEHRGFDDGVLDYRALLPMLRALPNPPNFSLEIESAAAMRRSLPYLDVRKRSAVAVET
- a CDS encoding HAD family phosphatase → MIKAVIFDVGGVLLRTEDLSGRRKWEARFGLKDWELANAVFNCPAAEAATVGRATEAEVWESVRQQFNLSQPELVELRKDFWSGDRFDDSLLDWVTSLRGCYRTGILSNAWGGARKFLAGHPKIVAAFEELVISAEEGVMKPQAEIYARAVQRLNVLPSEAVFVDDVLVNIEAAQKAGLFGVHFRAGMDVPGALKEFGVA
- a CDS encoding methylmalonyl-CoA mutase family protein — its product is MYDKAKLAKLREEVERWEETSLQKTLARFPERRSQFITTSSEPINRLYTPLDVADLDYLSDLGQPGEYPFTRGIHPTLHRGKLWTMRMFAGFGSAEETNARFKYLLDQGQTGLSVAFDLATLMGYDTDAPEALGEFGKCGVAVSSLKDMEILFDGIPLDKVSTSMTINSPAAITWAMYIAAAEKQGVRPDQLRGTIQNDILKEYIAQKEYIFPPEPSMRLVVDTIEFGARHLPQWNTISISGYHIREAGSTAAQELAFTLADGLEYVRWGIQRGLAVDEFAPRLSFFFNAHNDFFEEIAKYRAARRIWARELRETFGAKDPRSWLMRFHTQTAGVSLTAQQPENNIVRVAIQALAAVLGGTQSLHTNSMDEALALPSEHAVTVALRTQQIIAEESGVTNTVDPLGGSFFIETMTDKMEAQARAYFKRIDDLGGMLPAIDKGFFQREISDAAYQYQREIDDKTRTIVGVNDYVENKPVAIPILEMDPNGYDRQVKRLQALRRERDNGRVGQTLDRLRLACNGTENTMPFILDAVRAYATLSEIVNVMRESFGTYEEPTWM